The Candidatus Thermoplasmatota archaeon genomic sequence TCTCGCAGCGGAGCTTGCCCGAGAGGATCTCGCCGCCGTCCTCGCGGGAGACGGTGAGCGTGAGGTCCGTCTTGTGGACCGGGCAGCAGAGGATCTCGAGCAGGTCGCGCTTCATGGATTGCGGAGCCGGGCGGCGGTACTTCAGGATTGCGGCGGTACGTGCAGGAGCGCAAGCACGGCGAGCACGGCCTCTTCGGTCCGCACCGTGCGCGTGCGCTGGACGGAAAAGGCGTTCACCCAGAGGTCGAAGGGATCATCGCTTCCCTCGTCCTCCAGCATGCGCTTCAAGCCTTTCTCGGCGCTTCCGAAGGCCACGGCCACGCGCGCCTGCGTGGGCGGGGGGACCTTCGCAAGCTCGGTGACGGGGCTTCCGCTCTTCGACGTGGCAAGCGCGAAGTCGAATCCCTTCGCCGCACGGGCAAGCGTGTCCTCGCGCCGCACCACGTATCCCGCATAGTAGTCGGCGGGCGGGTCCTCGACGGGCTCGACGACGAGCTTTCGCGAGGCCTCCTTGACGCGCACGGTCAACCGCTCGCCTTCCTCGACGGGCCCGTCGCATTGCGCCAGGCGATCCGTGCCGATCTCGACGCCGCCGCGCAGCGCCACGCCCTCGCGAAGCTCGCCCGCGCGCGGCTGGCGGCCGACCACGTGAGCGGGCGTGTTGAGCGGCGGAAGGAGCCCCGCGAACTCGAGCTCCGGCGAGAGGCCGAAC encodes the following:
- a CDS encoding methytransferase partner Trm112, with product MKRDLLEILCCPVHKTDLTLTVSREDGGEILSGKLRCETCRFDYPIEDGIPNLLPPEMHKKA
- a CDS encoding putative RNA uridine N3 methyltransferase, whose translation is MPLSLLLPSSFTQDVGDPRARTIKVGTVGRAASIFGVSEIVLYQDPAYNDARFIEKLLTYQECPPYLRKRLFGLSPELEFAGLLPPLNTPAHVVGRQPRAGELREGVALRGGVEIGTDRLAQCDGPVEEGERLTVRVKEASRKLVVEPVEDPPADYYAGYVVRREDTLARAAKGFDFALATSKSGSPVTELAKVPPPTQARVAVAFGSAEKGLKRMLEDEGSDDPFDLWVNAFSVQRTRTVRTEEAVLAVLALLHVPPQS